Proteins from a genomic interval of Streptomyces sp. Tu6071:
- a CDS encoding arylamine N-acetyltransferase family protein: MSISSQSPESGPDLAAYLGRLGIGAAPSALPPTLATLRTVQRAQLLAIPFENLDPVRGIVPALEVPALEDKLVRRRRGGYCFELNGLLSAALTALGFTVRPLAGRVVLGVGDEGWASRPATHLALAVDTEEGTHLADAGFGALAALPGPLPLRDGAEHAAHGRRHRLDRHEDRWSLAARTPDGWETQYVLSTAPAPPIDREVANWYVATHPRSPFTRRLVVNRTSPDAHRALLGDPPVNGTTERAELTTTYADGRSERRTLTGWAEVAAVLEGELGLVDVTPRDVG, from the coding sequence ATGAGCATCAGCAGTCAGTCCCCGGAGTCCGGTCCCGACCTCGCCGCCTATCTCGGCCGCCTCGGGATCGGCGCCGCGCCCTCCGCGCTGCCGCCCACGCTCGCGACCCTGCGCACCGTGCAGCGGGCCCAGCTCCTCGCGATCCCCTTCGAGAACCTCGATCCCGTGCGCGGGATCGTGCCCGCGCTCGAAGTGCCCGCGCTGGAGGACAAGTTGGTGCGGCGGCGGCGCGGCGGGTACTGCTTCGAGCTGAACGGGCTGCTCTCGGCCGCGCTCACCGCGCTCGGCTTCACGGTGCGCCCGCTCGCCGGGCGCGTCGTCCTCGGGGTCGGCGACGAGGGCTGGGCGAGCCGCCCCGCGACCCACCTCGCGCTCGCCGTCGACACGGAGGAGGGCACCCACCTCGCCGACGCCGGTTTCGGCGCGCTCGCCGCCCTGCCCGGACCCCTCCCGCTGCGCGACGGCGCCGAGCACGCGGCGCACGGCCGCCGTCACCGGCTCGACCGGCACGAGGACCGCTGGAGCCTCGCGGCCCGGACGCCGGACGGCTGGGAGACGCAGTACGTCCTGTCCACGGCGCCCGCGCCGCCCATCGACCGCGAGGTCGCCAACTGGTACGTCGCGACCCACCCCCGTTCCCCCTTCACGCGCCGCCTCGTCGTCAATCGCACCAGCCCCGACGCCCACCGCGCGCTGCTCGGCGACCCGCCCGTGAACGGCACGACGGAACGCGCCGAGCTGACGACGACGTACGCCGACGGACGGAGCGAGCGCCGGACGCTCACCGGCTGGGCGGAGGTGGCGGCGGTGCTGGAGGGGGAGCTGGGGCTGGTGGACGTGACGCCTCGGGACGTGGGCTGA
- a CDS encoding sugar porter family MFS transporter, with amino-acid sequence MATSPEPATAAGGHKGKALGVSIAAAVGGFLFGFDSSVINGAVDALGDHFHLGDFLSGFVVSIALLGCAVGAWYAGRLADSWGRRRVMLLGSVMFIISSVGSGLAFSVPDLLVWRVIGGLGIGIASVIAPAYIAEVAPAAQRGILGSLQQLAITIGQLVVLSSNKGLAGAAGGSSQDLWLGLQAWRWMFLVGVIPAAVYGILALSIPESPRYLVLKGKDKEAAGVLERVSGAANGRTKVQEIRDTLRKEPKATFKDVRGPHFGLQSLVWVGIALAAFQQLVGINAIFYYSTTLWKSVGFSESSSFTTSVITAGINVVMTIVSMFFVDKVGRRRLLLIGSIGMFCALLLTSIAFSQQQGSGKDVSLPDPYGPLALIGANAFVVFFALSWGPVMWVMLGEMFPNRMRAMALALSTAANWIFNFIVTFSFEPLTRNVGLSWLYGAFAFFAIVSFFFVLGKVPETKNRELEDMTGETHQRVAREPRRRA; translated from the coding sequence ATGGCGACGAGCCCCGAACCGGCGACGGCGGCAGGTGGTCACAAGGGGAAGGCGCTCGGGGTCTCGATCGCGGCGGCGGTCGGCGGCTTCCTCTTCGGCTTCGACTCCTCGGTCATCAACGGCGCGGTCGACGCCCTCGGTGACCACTTCCACCTCGGGGACTTCCTGAGCGGTTTCGTCGTGTCGATCGCGCTGCTCGGCTGTGCGGTGGGCGCCTGGTACGCCGGGCGGCTCGCGGACAGCTGGGGACGGCGGCGGGTCATGCTGCTCGGCTCGGTCATGTTCATCATCAGCTCGGTCGGTTCCGGTCTCGCGTTCTCCGTACCGGACCTGCTGGTGTGGCGCGTGATCGGCGGGCTCGGCATCGGGATCGCCTCCGTCATCGCGCCCGCGTACATCGCGGAGGTCGCCCCGGCGGCCCAGCGCGGCATCCTCGGCTCGCTCCAGCAACTCGCGATCACGATCGGTCAGCTCGTCGTGCTCAGCTCGAACAAGGGGCTCGCGGGCGCGGCCGGTGGCTCCTCGCAGGACCTGTGGCTCGGGCTCCAGGCGTGGCGGTGGATGTTCCTCGTCGGCGTGATCCCCGCGGCGGTGTACGGGATTCTCGCGCTGAGCATCCCCGAATCACCCCGCTACCTCGTGCTCAAGGGCAAGGACAAGGAAGCGGCGGGCGTCCTGGAACGGGTCTCGGGGGCGGCGAACGGGCGGACGAAAGTCCAGGAGATCCGCGACACGCTCCGCAAGGAGCCGAAGGCGACCTTCAAGGACGTGCGCGGCCCGCACTTCGGCCTCCAGTCGCTCGTCTGGGTCGGCATCGCGCTCGCCGCGTTCCAGCAGCTCGTCGGCATCAACGCGATCTTCTACTACTCGACGACGCTGTGGAAATCGGTCGGCTTCTCGGAGTCCAGTTCCTTCACGACCTCGGTCATCACGGCCGGGATCAACGTCGTCATGACGATCGTCTCGATGTTCTTCGTCGACAAGGTCGGCCGCCGCAGGCTGCTCCTGATCGGCTCGATCGGCATGTTCTGCGCGCTGCTCCTGACCTCGATCGCGTTCTCGCAGCAGCAGGGTTCCGGCAAGGACGTCAGCCTCCCCGACCCGTACGGGCCGCTCGCCCTCATCGGCGCCAACGCGTTCGTGGTCTTCTTCGCGCTGTCGTGGGGGCCGGTCATGTGGGTCATGCTCGGCGAGATGTTCCCGAACCGGATGCGGGCGATGGCGCTCGCGCTGTCGACGGCGGCGAACTGGATCTTCAACTTCATCGTGACGTTCTCGTTCGAGCCGCTGACGCGGAACGTGGGCCTGTCGTGGCTGTACGGGGCCTTCGCCTTCTTCGCGATCGTGAGCTTCTTCTTCGTCCTGGGGAAGGTCCCGGAGACGAAGAACCGCGAGCTGGAGGACATGACGGGGGAGACGCACCAGCGGGTGGCGAGGGAGCCGAGGCGGAGGGCCTGA
- a CDS encoding GNAT family N-acetyltransferase, whose amino-acid sequence MTSTSTAGHVRAAGHGGGAEAGGPTGEAYVREWVHGWVVSRAAAPPEPRPWGWWVTVGLPQHVGRYVFGGIGEGVREEDVRAVTAAPAGRGTQLKIVADPARVTPWFAPGWECFDGDDWFMARDLGPADTAPGSVPDGYRLASWTRADVTRVVLTTATGDFAAHGQVGVCGPSAAVDQIETAEAHQRRGLGAYVMRHLHAAARAAGAERAVLACTPAGRKLYTTVGWHDVSPFTHARYVGTRD is encoded by the coding sequence ATGACGAGCACGAGCACGGCGGGACACGTGAGGGCGGCGGGTCACGGGGGCGGAGCCGAGGCCGGTGGTCCGACCGGCGAGGCATACGTACGGGAGTGGGTCCACGGCTGGGTCGTCTCCCGGGCCGCCGCCCCGCCCGAGCCGCGCCCCTGGGGCTGGTGGGTCACGGTCGGGCTGCCGCAGCACGTCGGCCGGTACGTTTTCGGCGGGATCGGCGAAGGGGTCCGCGAGGAGGACGTACGGGCCGTGACGGCGGCCCCGGCGGGGCGCGGCACCCAGCTCAAGATCGTCGCCGACCCGGCGCGCGTCACGCCCTGGTTCGCACCGGGCTGGGAGTGCTTCGACGGGGACGACTGGTTCATGGCCAGGGACCTGGGCCCCGCTGACACCGCCCCCGGTTCCGTCCCGGACGGCTACCGCCTCGCCTCGTGGACCCGCGCCGACGTCACACGCGTCGTCCTCACGACCGCGACGGGCGATTTCGCCGCGCACGGCCAGGTCGGCGTGTGCGGCCCCTCGGCCGCGGTCGACCAGATCGAGACCGCCGAGGCGCACCAGCGGCGCGGCCTCGGCGCCTACGTCATGCGCCACCTGCACGCGGCGGCCCGCGCGGCCGGGGCCGAGCGCGCCGTCCTCGCCTGCACCCCCGCCGGTCGCAAGCTCTACACGACGGTCGGCTGGCACGATGTCTCCCCGTTCACGCACGCGCGGTACGTGGGCACGCGGGACTGA